Proteins encoded together in one Micromonospora kangleipakensis window:
- a CDS encoding HAD domain-containing protein: MPGAVERPLLFLDVDGPLIPFGSRPAGRPHREMAVGPIEFANPLLTRLDPDDGPRLLALRCDLVWATSWMAEANEVIGPLLGLPQLPLVTWSDRADQHDSGLHWKTRDLVERAAGRCFVWIDDEITEADRAWVSAHHPVAALLHRVDPRHGLTATDFTTINEWLA, from the coding sequence ATGCCGGGTGCCGTCGAGCGTCCGTTGCTCTTCCTTGATGTCGATGGGCCGCTGATTCCGTTCGGATCTCGCCCGGCTGGCCGTCCACACCGAGAGATGGCGGTGGGTCCGATCGAGTTCGCCAATCCGCTGCTCACCCGGCTCGACCCGGACGACGGACCGCGGCTGCTGGCGCTACGGTGTGACCTGGTGTGGGCCACGAGTTGGATGGCCGAGGCGAACGAGGTGATCGGGCCGCTGCTCGGACTGCCGCAGCTTCCGCTCGTAACGTGGTCCGACAGGGCCGATCAGCATGACAGCGGGCTGCACTGGAAGACCCGTGACCTCGTCGAACGGGCGGCCGGTCGCTGCTTCGTCTGGATCGATGACGAGATCACGGAAGCCGACCGTGCGTGGGTGTCGGCCCACCATCCGGTAGCTGCGCTGCTGCACCGTGTCGACCCCCGCCACGGCCTCACCGCCACGGACTTCACCACCATCAACGAATGGCTCGCCTGA